A genomic segment from Zonotrichia albicollis isolate bZonAlb1 chromosome 21, bZonAlb1.hap1, whole genome shotgun sequence encodes:
- the NDUFA8 gene encoding NADH dehydrogenase [ubiquinone] 1 alpha subcomplex subunit 8, whose protein sequence is MPGALRVPPLEELDVQEVAVSSAVLKAAAHHYGSQCDRPNKEFMLCRWEEKDPRKCLKEGRQVNQCAINFFRSIRTHCAEPFTAYWTCIDYSNQQELRRCRKQQAAFDSCVLDKLGWVRPDLGDLSKVTKVKTDRPLPENAYHSRPRPQPNPPIEGELKPSPLGSRLFFWSW, encoded by the exons ATGCCCGGGGCGCTGCGGGTGCCCCCGCTCGAGGAGCTCGATGTGCAGGAG GTGGCGGTGAGCTCGGCCGTGCTGAAGGCCGCGGCGCACCACTACGGCTCGCAGTGCGACCGGCCCAACAAGGAGTTCATGCTGTGCCGCTGGGAGGAGAAGGACCCGCGCAAGTGCCTGAAGGAGGGCCGGCAGGTGAACCAGTGCGCCATCAACTTCTTCAG gagcaTCCGGACGCACTGCGCCGAGCCCTTCACGGCCTACTGGACGTGCATCGACTACAGCAACCAGCAGGAGCTGCGCCGCTGCCGCAAGCAGCAGGCAGCCTTCGACTCCTGCGTGCTGGACAAGCTGGGCTGGGTCAGGCCCGACCTGGGAGACCTCTCCAAG GTTACGAAGGTGAAGACAGACCGTCCTCTGCCTGAGAATGCCTATCACTCTAGGCCCAGACCACAGCCAAACCCACCCATAGAAGGGGAGCTGAAGCCCTCTCCCCTTGGCAGCAGGCTCTTTTTCTGGTCCTGGTGA